The following are from one region of the Corythoichthys intestinalis isolate RoL2023-P3 chromosome 17, ASM3026506v1, whole genome shotgun sequence genome:
- the LOC130905210 gene encoding uncharacterized protein LOC130905210: MMWKDKVSMLKRSGTGYRHRVGQWPVSNLTGKCHKLVIPKECGDKKFALLVGDSHLRAIADGFVKMPEGDVSFGIMSTPGGTAKDERIELANVKLSEDPDVVCVLAPSNDVTQTKSHERAGVEFRKLLAVALRLCSIVVVVDFPPRYNIEMYPQEMLRQEYRRVAADMAVKYLSAVEHFPLDKSELWAKDGVHLSDTDGMPILVELLWKASYTVSWTCIMRRNT, translated from the exons ATGATGTGGAAAGACAAAGTCAGCATGTTGAAGC GGTCGGGTACGGGATATCGTCATCGTGTTGGCCAGTGGCCAGTTTCTAATCTCACAGGAAAATGTCACAAACTGGTCATTCCCAAGGAGTGTGGTGATAAAAAG TTTGCACTTCTTGTGGGAGATTCCCATCTGCGAGCCAtagctgatggttttgtaaaaatGCCAGAGGGAGATGTTTCCTTTGGCATAATGTCAACTCCGGGTGGTACTGCAAAGGACGAGAGGATCGAGCTTGCTAACGTGAAGTTGTCTGAAGACCCTGATGTAGTGTGTGTCCTTGCGCCCAGCAATGAtgtaacacagacaaagagtcaTGAAAGAGCAGGTGTTGAATTTCGGAAGCTGTTGGCTGTAGCACTTCGTCTGTGCTCAATT GTTGTGGTTGTGGATTTTCCTCCACGTTACAACATTGAGATGTATCCTCAGGAGATGCTGCGTCAGGAGTACAGACGTGTGGCTGCTGATATGGCAGTAAAGTACTTGTCTGCAGTAGAGCACTTTCCCTTGGATAAATCAGAATTGTGGGCCAAAGATGGT GTTCATTTGTCAGACACAGATGGAATGCCTATTCTTGTAGAACTGCTGTGGAAGGCATCATATACAGTGAGTTGGACCTGCATTATGAGAC GCAACACGTGA
- the LOC130905656 gene encoding uncharacterized protein LOC130905656, with amino-acid sequence MGSRSYVVPGKRKKLQQQPVVRDCFIPLNPVWFSHGLLEEMDKCTPLAFQQPELSVVGRHNTLACKKQGSRLPEMKQSGDEEETGAVLRPVDLRSKRDVTVERATSSAVVKLPGLCGVKVQCVEDCSLQRDKKGKTKSVVPVRLCGIERSVRGSFHQGDSRFEYGGVQCMAISLVAVAKHTTHSVFSWKSCDLDEVVTLGDELYSFLRKNNKISGGSEFLCVPDLPKQQVINGKSFELEFGDFVTGDVNVVSGELVDAGVLTPLKDGLAQICGKYDTCFMTLNSNTCAIIKQNGMYAVVDSHARNADGMVDGNGFSVVVVYRCLDVVWEHFLKCANMMNKRENLFEIAGVRVIPTTPSVNSPLVFGSSVIHNEKGISSTTDFVEDVYISNVTEKEQQFLPLRENVAQLLCRQLNIEIEKVDALSTEVGVLGKPCRNEKVVDDGNSFFRAVSQVVSGTQKYHRKIRLAVVKQIERNAVLYKGLLRSEYSSVAEYLTNARMRYVGSWATEVEIQAAADCLEMSIFIYHQDRWIEYSCRARQCFNQALYLEYVNGKHYENVTCVHMPQTQKCYGYCAVYTTSSGYNIRRQSTAERSVVDSKCLSSVVSSVRVIPTAPRDNSTVLFGSSVKQTEQRTLSCTDVPDVVFISDVRQKEQEFHPLRENVAQVLCKQLSIELEKGDAISTQVGLLGKPCQNEKVVDDGNCFFRAVSQAVSGTQKYHRKIRLAVVKQIERNTVLYQSLLRSEYSSVGEYLSTSKMHYVGSWATEVEIQAAADCLRMSIFTYYKDCWIEYMCSGKQLSNEALYLENVNGKHYENVVCVHLPHTQKCYGYCEVYTTASGYNMRQQCTRESSVVVSKGVTFVVSSQVEVEDVDRGKRSDAVCLSSYLKSKYKKHKRINYQEDVLLKQKCSKKNKISYYLNRDHVQTKNKHKYHVDRIYQEKQKERSNARGVRKYKEDVLHRQSEQKKSIRKYKENIVHREEVQKRSIRKYKDNVLHREEVQKRSIRKYKEDVLHREKVKKMSKSKYTSQLLHRQNVKAYSKAKYKGSFEHRKRVGDANRLKRQEMKEKSKELEFVMKGFLEKVKDGPEFVCCVCQRLLFKNQVLGGKVDDYLKRKAFASVAQKCISEEYLHKCSGKCELSCKYIETGRGQLWICYSCHNKMNKGEVPPESIMNNLELEPIPAELACLNSLEQHLIALHIPFMKILALPKGGQNGVHGPVTCVPANIVQTDNLLPRSQMEGSLIGVKLKRKLTYKGHYEYKFVDSVRVRHALQYLKHNNKYYKDIEFNKEWLNTFCKETEVKIAGDEGDGRVESQEASPDLVEDELLHDRQQHCMFQDTCLMPVDIGQEVLDQYVDNVLNVAPGEGNNPVKLLSDMTNEAKCFPVLFPRGMNTFHECRQQRLTLARYFNNRILHADGRFARNVEYIFYAQYMSELQQVISNVSIALRKGKGRSDFQRVDVNILNDDAFFQNLLEFDNGYRFLKPIRGTPAFWQAAQSDLLACVRQLGVPTWFCSFSSADMRWQNLVGSILMQEGRTETLEQLEWAERCELLRDNPVTAARMFDFRWHCFLREVLMSPAEPIGKIKDYFYRIEFQQRGSPHVHCLFWIENAPMIDKNTDEEVVAFIDKYVTCELPTDDKELLDIVTNVQQHSKRHTKTCRKKNTVCRFNFPRPPSYRTFICHDKRVENKEMCRCDMKKIDDKTPCECKKDKVSKEKAATILGSVKKALSDETKMFESVEHLFQSVGVSQKGFEEAYKCCARGTQIVMKRQMNEVWINQYSKALLKCWNANMDIQFVADAYACVVYIISYISKAEREMGLLLGNAQREAAGGNVSAKEALKNLGSVYLHNRDVCAQEAVYRLTPNLHLKECSRKVVFVPTGDNVVKMSLPLSVLKKKAASHDLTSENMWMTSLVERYKNRPDDAVFTDMCLAKFVSEYRILSKNEKSQIQIRLKNDCGFVTKRNRTQPAVVRYMRVSETKNPEIFYRSIMQLFLPYRADVELKPSKCETFEQFYKNGQVRFFDGSRHTVKVVVDSNRSTFEFEAEKLDDIQKSIENNGALEDAWCELCPEQELERLETLQMRTEEEHPDVEHVECIPDLAVNCRQVSNLEKRNILSRKEGLALIRCLNDAQRCIFYHIRQWCIQKVLGEKPAPLHVFITGGAGTGKSHLIKAIQYEATRLLSTICTQPDSLCVLLTAPTGIAAFNIQASTIHTTFHIGKDVRLPYTPLGEEKLNSLRAKYKDLKMLIIDEISMVDHRLLTYIHGRLRQIKQSGDFAPFGNVSVLAVGDFYQLSPVQGKPLYVTDAGVNLWSNLFKVVELNTVVRQQDQLFAELLNRIRTRSKGTPMLVSDIESLKHCESGEDSAALHIFATNKQVNQHNIQVLLRTCPEYVKIEAQDFVHNKKTGRLELISGHHANVYKTCLEDSLLLGINARVMLCKNVDVVDGLVNGVCGTVTHIVSSENKFPQRVYVKFDKDEVGSQRRKQSSTASVDLRASTYIEPEEEKVTNKGGVRRQFPLKLAWACTVHKVQGLTVDSAVVSLKKIFSAGQAYVALSRVRTVSGLIIQDFAEERIYCKDNIKEAIQRMAPLFVEPAPSQPHSFSVFLMNVQGLTEHVADLSMCTQHLQPNCLAVTETWLPDLPASEIIKIDGYSFHSCPRSSSYSGNNSVSKKLQSQQHGGVGVFSANNVTFDIIEVPHFNLECAVSKYVHHDILVVVMYRPPSYPLCLFKEHLSKLLDWLDPQCKTIAVMGDFNDDILKSSSVCKCVEDRGYVQLVTKATTERGTLIDHVYVKTTRYEVESSVVPTYFGDHEGIVSHFRDKKEMK; translated from the exons ATGGGGTCAAGGTCGTATGTTGTCCCTGGCAAGAGAAAAAAGCTTCAGCAGCAG CCTGTGGTGAGAGACTGCTTCATCCCACTGAACCCTGTCTGGTTCAGCCATGGTCTGCTTGAGGAGATGGACAAATGTACTCCATTAGCTTTTCAGCAACCAGAATTGTCAGTTGTTGGAAGACATAATACG TTAGCATGTAAGAAGCAGGGATCCAGGTTGCCTGAAATGAAGCAGAGTGGCGATGAAGAAGAG acagGGGCAGTACTGAGACCTGTGGATCTGCGGTCCAAACGGGATGTGACAGTGGAG AGGGCCACATCCAGTGCTGTCGTTAAGTTACCTGGGCTGTGTGGTGTGAAGGTGCAGTGTGTTGAGGATTGTAGTTTGCAAAGAGACAAGAAAGGTAAGACAAAGTCTGTTGTTCCTGTTAGGCTTTGTGGTATAGAGAGGTCAGTTAGGGGGAGTTTTCACCAGGGAGACTCCCGGTTTGAATATGGAGGTGTTCAGTGTATGGCTATTAGTCTAGTAGCTGTCGCCAAACACACTACCCACAGTGTGTTTTCATGGAAGTCATGTGACCTTGATGAGGTAGTAACTTTGGGTGATGAGTTGTATTCTTTTCTGAGAAAGAATAATAAGATCAGTGGAGGATCTGAGTTTCTATGTGTTCCAGATTTACCCAAGCAGCAGGTGATTAATGGAAAGAGTTTTGAGTTAGAATTTGGTGATTTTGTGACTGGTGATGTAAATGTGGTTAGTGGAGAGCTTGTTGATGCAGGAGTGTTGACTCCTTTAAAGGATGGTTTGGCCCAGATTTGTGGAAAGTATGACACTTGCTTTATGACACTGAATAGCAATACTTGTGCAATAATTAAGCAAAATGGAATGTATGCAGTGGTAGATAGTCATGCTCGTAATGCAGATGGGATGGTTGATGGAAATGGATTTAGTGTTGTAGTGGTGTACAGGTGTCTTGATGTTGTGTGGGAGCATTTTTTGAAGTGTGCAAATATGATGAACAAAAGGGAGAACCTTTTTGAGATAGCAGGTGTGCGCGTCATTCCCACAACTCCCTCTGTCAATTCTCCATTGGTGTTTGGATCTTCAGTCATACACAATGAGAAAGGAATATCTTCCACTACTGATTTTGTAGAGGATGTGTATATCAGTAATGTTACAGAAAAAGAACAACAATTTCTTCCTTTGAGGGAGAATGTAGCACAACTGTTGTGTAGACagttaaatattgaaatagaaaaGGTTGATGCACTATCTACTGAAGTTGGCGTTTTAGGTAAGCCTTGTAGAAATGAGAAAGTAGTTGATGATGGGAATAGTTTTTTCAGAGCAGTCAGTCAGGTTGTCAGTGGTACGCAGAAGTATCACAGGAAGATTAGACTTGCAGTTGTGAAGCAGATAGAAAGAAATGCAGTGTTGTACAAGGGTCTTCTGAGAAGTGAGTATTCCTCTGTTGCAGAATATTTGACAAATGCAAGAATGCGTTATGTTGGTAGTTGGGCTACAGAAGTGGAGATTCAAGCTGCTGCAGACTGTTTAGAAATGAGTATATTTATATATCATCAGGATCGCTGGATTGAATATAGTTGTCGTGCGAGGCAGTGTTTCAATCAGGCACTGTATTTAGAATATGTTAATGGAAAGCATTATGAAAATGTAACATGTGTTCATATGCCACAGACTCAGAAGTGTTATGGCTATTGTGCAGTATACACAACGTCATCAGGGTACAACATCAGACGACAGAGTACGGCAGAGCGCAGTGTGGTTGATTCAAAGTGTTTGAGTTCAGTTGTCAGTAGTGTGCGCGTCATTCCCACAGCTCCCAGGGATAACTCCACAGTGCTGTTTGGATCTTCTGTAAAACAGACAGAGCAAAGAACATTGTCCTGTACTGATGTTCCAGATGTTGTCTTTATCAGTGATGTCAGACAAAAAGAACAAGAATTTCATCCTTTGAGGGAGAATGTTGCACAAGTGCTGTGTAAACAGTTAAGTATTGAATTAGAAAAGGGTGATGCAATATCTACCCAGGTTGGACTTTTAGGTAAGCCTTGTCAAAATGAGAAAGTAGTTGATGATGGGAATTGTTTCTTCAGAGCAGTTAGTCAAGCTGTCAGTGGTACGCAGAAGTATCACAGGAAGATTAGACTTGCTGTGGTAAAGCAGATAGAAAGAAATACAGTGTTGTATCAGAGTCTTCTGAGAAGTGAGTATTCCTCAGTAGGTGAATACTTGAGCACTTCAAAAATGCATTATGTTGGTAGTTGGGCTACAGAAGTGGAGATTCAAGCTGCTGCAGACTGTTTAAGAATGAgtatatttacatattataagGATTGCTGGATTGAATATATGTGTAGTGGGAAGCAGTTGTCCAATGAAGCATTGTATTTAGAAAATGTAAATGGCAAGCATTATGAAAATGTAGTGTGCGTTCATCTGCCACACACTCAGAAGTGTTATGGCTATTGTGAAGTATATACAACAGCATCAGGGTACAATATGAGACAACAGTGTACGCGAGAGAGCAGTGTAGTAGTTTCAAAGGGTGTGACTTTCGTTGTAAGTAGTCAAGTAGAAGTTGAAGATGTGGACAGAGGAAAGCGTAGTGATGCTGTTTGTCTGTCCAGTTATTTAAAAAGCAAGTATAAGAAGCATAAAAGAATCAATTATCAGGAAGATGTATTGTTGAAGCAGAAAtgtagtaaaaaaaacaaaatatcctattaTTTAAATCGAGACCATGTGCAGACTAAGAATAAGCATAAATATCATGTAGATAGAATTtatcaggaaaaacaaaaagaaaggaGTAATGCAAGAGGTGTTCGGAAATATAAGGAGGATGTCTTACATAGACAGAGTGAACAGAAAAAGAGTATAAGAAAATATAAAGAGAACATTGTACACAGAGAGGAGGTACAGAAACGGAGTATAAGGAAATATAAAGACAATGTTTTACACAGAGAGGAGGTACAGAAACGGAGTATAAGGAAATATAAGGAAGATGTTTTGCATCGAGAGAAAGTGAAGAAGATGAGTAAAAGTAAATATACATCTCAGCTTCTGCACAGGCAGAACGTCAAGGCTTATAGCAAAGCTAAGTATAAAGGCAGTTTTGAGCATCGAAAGCGTGTTGGAGATGCAAACAGGTTGAAAAGGcaagaaatgaaagaaaaatccaaAGAGTTGGAGTTTGTCATGAAAGGTTTTTTAGAGAAGGTCAAGGACGGCCCAGAATTTGTTTGCTGTGTTTGTCAAagattgttgtttaaaaatcaagtgTTAGGTGGCAAAGTAGATGATTACTTGAAAAGAAAAGCATTTGCTTCAGTAGCACAGAAGTGTATTAGTGAGGAGTATTTACACAAATGTAGTGGAAAGTGTGAATTGTCGTGTAAGTATATAGAAACAGGAAGAGGTCAACTTTGGATTTGTTATAGTTGtcataataaaatgaataaaggtgAGGTTCCACCTGAGAGTATAATGAATAATCTAGAACTGGAGCCTATTCCAGCAGAATTAGCTTGTTTGAATAGTTTAGAACAGCATTTGATCGCGTTACATATTCCATTCATGAAGATATTAGCGTTGCCTAAAGGTGGGCAAAATGGAGTTCATGGTCCTGTTACTTGTGTTCCTGCTAATATTGTGCAGACTGATAACTTACTTCCTCGTAGTCAAATGGAAGGTTCTTTAATAGGAGTTAAGTTGAAGCGAAAATTGACATATAAAGGACATTATGAATATAAATTTGTTGATAGTGTGCGTGTTAGACACGCGTTGCAGTATCTTAAACATAATAATAAGTATTACAAAGACATAGAATTTAATAAGGAATGGCTTAACACATTTTGTAAGGAAACAGAAGTGAAAATTGCAGGGGATGAAGGTGATGGGCGTGTAGAAAGTCAAGAAGCATCTCCAGATTTGGTTGAAGATGAGCTGTTGCATGACAGGCAACAACACTGTATGTTTCAAGACACTTGTCTCATGCCAGTAGACATTGGTCAGGAAGTGCTAGATCAGTATGTTGATAATGTTTTAAATGTAGCTCCAGGTGAGGGAAACAACCCAGTGAAATTGCTGTCAGATATGACAAATGAAGCAAAGTGCTTTCCAGTATTATTTCCTCGGGGAATGAACACATTTCATGAATGTAGGCAGCAGAGATTAACATTGGCACGTTATTTTAACAACAGAATTTTGCACGCTGATGGTAGATTTGCACGTAATGTAGAATACATATTCTATGCTCAGTACATGTCCGAGTTACAACAAGTTATTTCAAATGTGTCAATAGCATTAAGAAAAGGAAAGGGGAGGTCAGATTTCCAAAGAGTTgatgttaacattttaaatgatGATGCATTTTTCCAAAATCTGTTAGAGTTTGACAATGGGTATCGTTTTCTGAAACCTATTAGAGGGACTCCTGCATTCTGGCAGGCAGCACAGAGTGATTTGTTGGCGTGTGTTCGACAGCTGGGCGTTCCTACTTGGTTTTGTTCATTTTCCTCTGCTGACATGCGTTGGCAAAATCTTGTTGGTAGCATTTTAATGCAGGAAGGTCGAACAGAAACACTGGAACAGTTAGAGTGGGCTGAGAGGTGTGAGCTTTTGCGTGACAATCCTGTGACTGCAGCAAGAATGTTTGATTTCCGTTGGCATTGTTTCTTAAGGGAGGTTCTCATGTCTCCAGCAGAACCAATAGGGAAAATCAAAGACTACTTTTACCGCATAGAATTTCAACAGCGTGGTTCTCCTCATGTTCATTGTTTGTTCTGGATAGAGAATGCCCCAATGATTGATAAAAACACAGATGAAGAGGTTGTGGCATTTATTGACAAGTATGTCACTTGTGAGCTGCCAACAGATGACAAAGAGTTATTAGACATAGTGACAAATGTACAGCAACATTCAAAACGACATACAAAAACTTGTCGAAAGAAGAACACAGTGTGTCGTTTTAATTTTCCCAGACCACCATCATACAGAACATTTATATGCCATGACAAAAGAGTTGAAAATAAGGAAATGTGCAGGTGTGACATGAAAAAGATAGATGATAAAACACCCTGTGAGTGTAAAAAAGACAAAGTTTCCAAAGAGAAAGCAGCAACAATCCTGGGCTCAGTAAAAAAGGCGCTTTCCGATGAGACCAAAATGTTTGAAAGTGTGGAGCATTTGTTTCAGAGTGTAGGTGTCAGTCAGAAAGGTTTTGAGGAGGCCTATAAATGCTGTGCTCGAGGTACACAAATAGTAATGAAAAGACAGATGAATGAAGTTTGGATCAATCAGTACAGTAAGGCACTTTTAAAATGCTGGAATGCTAACATGGACATCCAGTTTGTTGCAGATGCGTATGCATGTGTGGTTTACATCATTTCTTATATCTCAAAAGCAGAGAGAGAAATGGGATTGTTGTTGGGGAATGCACAAAGAGAAGCAGCTGGAGGCAATGTGAGTGCAAAAGAAGCCTTAAAGAACCTCGGCAGTGTTTACCTGCACAACAGAGATGTGTGTGCTCAGGAGGCTGTTTACAGGTTGACACCAAATTTGCATCTGAAGGAATGTTCAAGGAAGGTTGTGTTTGTTCCGACAGGGGATAATGTGGTCAAAATGAGTCTGCCTTTAAGTGTATTAAAGAAAAAGGCTGCATCACATGATCTTACCTCTGAAAACATGTGGATGACTAGTTTGGTTGAGCGTTACAAGAATAGGCCAGATGATGCTGTCTTTACTGACATGTGTCTGGCAAAGTTTGTTTCCGAATATCGTATTCTGAGCAAGAACGAGAAATCGCAAATACAGATAAGATTGAAAAATGATTGTGGATTTGTGACGAAAAGAAATAGAACGCAGCCTGCTGTTGTTCGGTACATGCGCGTTTCAGAaaccaaaaatccagaaatattTTATCGTAGTATCATGCAGTTGTTCCTTCCTTATCGTGCAGATGTGGAGTTGAAACCATCCAAATGTGAAACTTTTGAACAGTTTTACAAGAATGGGCAGGTAAGGTTTTTTGATGGGTCCAGACACACAGTGAAGGTAGTTGTCGACAGCAATAGAAGCACATTTGAATTTGAAGCAGAGAAGCTGGATGACATTCAAAAGTCCATTGAAAACAACGGTGCATTGGAAGATGCCTGGTGTGAGTTGTGTCCTGAGCAGGAATTAGAGCGTTTAGAGACTCTGCAGATGAGGACTGAAGAGGAACACCCAGATGTGGAACATGTAGAATGCATTCCTGATTTAGCAGTCAATTGTCGACAAGTGTCCAATTTAGAAAAGAGAAACATCTTGTCGAGAAAAGAGGGTTTGGCATTGATTAGATGTTTGAATGATGCGCAACGTTGTATTTTTTATCATATTAGACAATGGTGCATTCAAAAAGTATTAGGGGAAAAACCGGCGCCATTGCATGTGTTTATTACGGGTGGTGCTGGTACtggaaaaagccatttaatcaagGCCATCCAGTATGAGGCAACAAGATTGTTGTCTACTATATGTACCCAGCCTGATAGTTTGTGTGTTTTATTGACAGCTCCGACAGGTATTGCTGCTTTTAATATTCAGGCATCAACAATCCATACGACTTTCCACATTGGAAAGGATGTACGCTTACCGTATACTCCTTTGGGTGAAGAGAAGTTAAATTCTCTCCGTGCAAAATACAAGGATCTGAAGATGTTAATCATTGATGAGATCTCCATGGTTGATCACAGGTTGTTAACATATATTCATGGGAGACTGAGACAAATTAAACAAAGTGGTGATTTTGCCCCATTTGGAAATGTTAGTGTCCTTGCTGTAGGGGACTTTTACCAGCTGTCTCCTGTTCAAGGTAAACCCCTGTATGTTACCGATGCAGGTGTGAACTTATGGTCCAATTTATTTAAGGTTGTGGAACTGAACACTGTTGTCAGGCAGCAAGATCAGTTGTTTGCGGAGTTATTGAACAGAATCAGAACTCGGTCTAAAGGAACTCCTATGCTAGTCAGTGATATTGAGAGCCTTAAGCATTGTGAAAGTGGTGAAGACAGCGCAGCGTTGCATATCTTTGCaacaaataaacaagttaatcaACACAATATTCAAGTGTTACTCAGGACTTGCCCTGAATATGTTAAAATAGAAGCACAAGATTTTGTTCATAACAAGAAAACCGGGAGGCTTGAGTTGATTAGTGGACATCATGCAAatgtatataagacatgtttggaGGACAGTCTACTATTGGGAATCAATGCACGTGTTATGTTATGCAAGAATGTGGATGTGGTGGATGGTCTGGTAAATGGGGTGTGTGGCACTGTGACACATATTGTGTCCTCTGAAAATAAGTTTCCTCAAAGGGTGTATGTGAAGTTTGATAAAGATGAGGTTGGCTCACAGAGGAGGAAACAATCATCTACggcttctgttgatttgagggcttCTACATAcattgagccagaagaggaaaaGGTCACCAATAAAGGTGGAGTACGTCGACAATTTCCATTGAAACTAGCTTGGGCGTGTACAGTCCATAAAGTACAGGGCCTCACAGTAGACAGTGCTGTGGTGTCTTTGAAGAAGATATTTTCAGCAGGACAAGCATATGTAGCTTTAAGCCGCGTGAGAACTGTGTCAGGATTAATTATTCAAGACTTTGCAGAGGAACGCATTTACTGTAAAGACAATATTAAGGAGGCAATTCAGAGGATGGCTCCTTTATTTGTGGAACCAGCACCAAGCCAACCACATAGTTTCTCGGTGTTTTTGATGAATGTGCAAGGCCTGACTGAGCATGTGGCAGATTTAAGTATGTGCACACAGCACTTACAGCCTAACTGTCTTGCTGTAACAGAAACATGGCTGCCAGACCTTCCAGCATCTGAGATCATAAAGATTGATGGCTATAGTTTTCACAGCTGTCCACGAAGTTCGTCATACTCTGGCAACAATTCAGtgtcaaaaaaattgcaatccCAACAACATGGAGGTGTTGGCGTATTTAGTGCAAACAATGTCACATTTGACATAATTGAAGTACCACATTTCAATTTGGAGTGTGCAGTTAGCAAATATGTTCATCATGATATATTAGTTGTTGTCATGTATCGGCCTCCCTCTTATCCCTTGTGTTTGTTTAAAGAGCATCTGAGCAAGTTATTGGATTGGTTGGATCCACAATGTAAGACCATTGCTGTCATGGGAGATTTTAATGATGACATTCTAAAGTCCTCGAGTGTGTGTAAATGTGTTGAAGATAGGGGTTATGTTCAACTAGTGACCAAGGCCACAACAGAAAGAGGCACATTGATTGACCATGTGTATGTAAAAACAACACGGTATGAGGTTGAATCATCAGTAGTACCTACCTACTTTGGTGACCATGAGGGCATTGTTAGTCATTTTAGggacaaaaaagaaatgaagtaa